From Pempheris klunzingeri isolate RE-2024b chromosome 16, fPemKlu1.hap1, whole genome shotgun sequence, a single genomic window includes:
- the LOC139215624 gene encoding lactose-binding lectin l-2-like — MLLFLFLLGLALGAVSPSDDRQVRLLRGNCPMFWFNFNGRCFKYVATRMTWADAELHCVSEGANLVSIHSLEEQKFVKTLIKNFDHAEGRTWVGLSDIHKEGKWMWSDGCAVKFVFWSAGEPNNQGGENCVENNFGTHLKWNDVRCASVFPSVCASRVTCP; from the coding sequence ATGCTCTTGTTCCTCTTCTTACTTGGTCTGGCTCTGGGCGCCGTGTCTCCTTCAGATGACCGTCAAGTGAGGCTGCTGCGCGGCAACTGTCCCATGTTTTGGTTCAACTTCAACGGCCGCTGCTTCAAGTACGTCGCCACACGTATGACCTGGGCTGATGCAGAGCTCCACTGTGTGTCAGAGGGAGCCAACCTGGTGTCTATCCACAGTCTGGAGGAACAGAAATTCGTCAAAACCCTGATCAAGAACTTTGACCACGCTGAGGGACGGACCTGGGTCGGGCTCAGTGACATCCACAAAGAAGGCAAATGGATGTGGTCTGATGGCTGTGCTGTCAAATTTGTCTTTTGGAGTGCAGGAGAGCcaaacaatcagggaggggaaaactgtgtggagaacaacTTTGGCACACATCTGAAGTGGAATGATGTCCGGTGTGCTTCAGTTTTTCCCTCTGTTTGCGCATCTCGTGTAACCTGTCCTTAA